In a single window of the Magnolia sinica isolate HGM2019 chromosome 7, MsV1, whole genome shotgun sequence genome:
- the LOC131251288 gene encoding SPX domain-containing protein 3 encodes MKFGKRLKRQIEETLPEWRDKFLDYKELKKLIRLISSASPSQMAEAEFIYLLNAEINKFNAFFMEQEEDFIIRQKELQERIQSVVATLGPTSIRPLDADYREEMRKIRKDIVNFHGEMVLLENYSNINYTGLVKILKKYDKRTGALLRLPFIKTVLQQPFFTTDLVSKLVKECERTMELVFPITEEGERREEEKERTTVVAEQSIFRNTVAALVTMKEMRRGSSTYSPLSLPPLNLPDSDLFQLHSPVPIV; translated from the exons ATGAAATTCGGAAAGCGTTTGAAACGCCAAATCGAGGAGACTCTACCGGAATGGCGAGACAAGTTCCTGGACTACAAGGAGCTGAAGAAGCTCATCCGTCTCATCTCTTCagcttctccctcccaaatggCAGAAGCTGAATTCATTTACTTGCTGAATGCTGAGATCAACAAGTTCAATGCCTTCTTCATGGAGCAAGAAGAAGACTTCATCATACGCCAGaaa GAGTTACAAGAGAGGATTCAGAGCGTGGTGGCTACCTTGGGGCCCACCAGCATTAGGCCATTGGATGCAGATTATAGAGAGGAGATGCGAAAGATCAGAAAAGACATTGTCAATTTCCATGGAGAAATGGTGCTCCTCGAGAACTACAGTAACATCAACTATACAG GGCTGGTTAAGATCTTGAAGAAGTACGACAAGCGGACTGGAGCTCTGCTGCGTCTGCCATTCATCAAGACAGTGCTGCAGCAGCCATTCTTCACAACAGACCTTGTTTCGAAGCTGGTGAAGGAATGCGAGCGCACCATGGAATTGGTGTTCCCAATCACGGAGGaaggggaaagaagagaagaggagaaggAAAGGACAACAGTGGTAGCTGAACAGAGCATTTTCAGAAATACAGTGGCTGCTCTGGTGACAATGAAAGAGATGAGGAGGGGAAGTTCCACTTACAGccccctctccctccctcctttaAACCTGCCAGACTCTGATCTCTTCCAACTTCACTCGCCTGTTCCCATTGTCTGA